The region CTTTTACCTCATCAAATTTTGATCTTGAATACGATTGATGATCCCTTGCAGGTTGTTGTCTTCTTAGCCTTATTCCTACGTTGAACTTGCGTCCATGCATCATCGATTCCCATCGATTCCCCCTCGTTTGGATCCCATAATCAAGTAGTAGGAGAGAAGCGATACCCAAGAACATAAAATACTGCCAATTACACCACGAAAACTAAGTGGATCCCATAGCAGAGTTGTCAGAATTGCCTGAGGAGCTAGGTTTTGGTTCCCAATCCAATTGTTGTAAAAACATAATGTTATAATACGTTGAATATTATAGGATGACAttgacttattttttttaaaaaaaaattgatataaaaaaatttggaaaaatataataagtatatattctttttattttttatgtatttttttatttttacaccTAGAAATCCGTAGAGAGATGtctcataattttattttatttatttatttattttatttttgtatcaaatGAACTTTTACCGTTTGTTATATGGCTACACGTTTTCAAAGGCATTGATAAATTTTTTACTATACAACAAATATTTGAGGCTAATATTCTACATATTTCAACATCATATCTTTATAAAATATATAGATTATTACATATGTAAGatgttctattagaatattacacgtgatatattttttataattaatattctacatattataaacacataatgTTATAATATGTTCAATATTACATGGTGAAGTTGATTTTTCTTTAAATTGATACAAAAAAGTTTGAAAAATATAGTaagtatattttttattttttacatattttttatttatttttttacacACAGAAATGTGGAGAGATGTCTAGTAAATTTTCTTTTGTATCAAAAGAACTTTTACCCTTTATTATCTGCCTATACAATTTCAAAGTTATTGATAAAATTTTTACAATACAGCAAATGTTTGAGGCTAAAATATGTTTTGGATTTAGACAagataaaaaattaaaagaattatTTGTCTTAATTATTTACCTGGTTGATATAAATTAGATGTATTGAAAACTAATATGCTGATTTATTGGTATTTTGGTTTGAAGTTTTAATAAAAAAGTATTCGTGTGATATGTTTAATTAACCTACTGAAATTATATTTTAGTTTATCCAGCCCATTATCGTCCATCAATACTCAAACAAAAAGGAGATAAATTTTGATAACGAAGTATTAGTTccttatattaatttgatataatcatGCAAAATCAATGAAGTGACATGGCAGACAAGTTGTTATCCACGGTGGAAACCTTAATCGCTAATTTCTGAGAATGCATACAATTTTGGCCTATGGTGCAGATGTAATAATGGTTAGCCGCGTTCGAAATTGTAAATCTAGCAGGGCTTGTAGTCTGGAGTGAGATAGGATTCCGGCCATCACAGTTTGTGTATGCCTCCTTTGTCACTTCTGCCACGTTATAAACTCCGTTGGTGAAGTTAAAAACAAGCACGTCATTGATTTTGAAGGTATGGAATCGTGACCACCAATCATAGAAACTTGGATTTTGTGGCACAGTCCAACCTTTGGATTCACCAACAATGTACTGTATTGCGGCTGAGCCCTTGTAGTCCATGGATGCAACTACCAAGGCCATAAGCAGAAGCAAACTTGACTTTAATTTCGCCATTTTTTATCGATTATATGTTCGTATTATTTAGATGATTCTCAGATCccacaaaatcaaaattattttgTTGATTCAAGCTTTTGTAGCTATAGCATCGGAGAATATAACTTTTGGGCATATATATAGGAAAATAACATCTGCGGATATTAATGGCAATGAATTTGAAGTATTCACAATTTGACTTTCAACAATTGCAGTATTTATAGCAgaagttaataataataaattttaagTATTCATAGTTTGACTTTGAACAATATCTATAGTATTTTATAAGATTACAGTAATAGAAGTGTGGATTGTATTACAAATTTACTTCTCTATTTTATCCATCCacttaaaattaaagttttttttttgaccTTTTTGCCCTTACTGTTAATTTAATATGAAATAGAGAAATGCTGAAATGGGTTTCACAACGACTGTTGGTACGACCTTCATCACACACATTAAAAGTCATCATAGTTCCACTTCAGGCCattaccatcatcatcatcacctgtGTTCCCTCTTCATTGGATTCACCCTATAACAACACCATCAAGCCTACAACATGGAACCAGCAACAAAATGACCATCTACACCCCACGCTTTTCTGATCATCATCATTCACCATGTATTTATGCTAATTTCATTGAAATGAATATGAGCGAAAATAACATCTTATATATAATAGTTAATATAGTGATTATGTAATATGTTTGTATCCATCCGTTTCAGCCCCTGGTGATTCAAATCTAGCAAGGCCAACAGTAATGTTGATGATTTCACCAGTGTTATTTCATGTCTGAAAGTAACCAATTTTGTTGATTTGAAAAAAGCTACAAGAAACTTAAGTCAAGATTTGGGTATTGATGATTTCGGATTCAATCCATTCACACCATCAAGAAGTGAAGCAGAGAACAGGACAGAGACCTGCACGCATACAAAACTGGAGCATCGATTGGGGGTGGGCTCAATGTTAATGAGTTGTATCTGTGTTATCGATTCAGAAGGGTGATCGATTCATAAAAAGGGGATTGATTCAGAAGGGGGATCAATTCAAAAGGGGGATTGGGAACTTGGAAGAAGCAACGGAGACCAGCGAATGGCAAACAAGCAGCGACATCCTGTGAACAACGAAGAAGGAATGTAGATTCTTGAATGGCATTTACGAATCAACGTTTTGTTTTGGAAGATGAATTAGCGTCGAGAAGAAACCCACGTTTGGGAACTTTCTGTGTTTTCTCATGTTCTTGTAAGTTGCAAATTAAAAAGGACAAAAAGATCGTAACATTTTAtctaacatcctaaaaatcatgccaaaatttTTCGTTTCtattaaaaacattttcataaaaccataaaaatcatgccaaaatttTTCGTTTCtattaaaaacattttcataaaaccataagatAATAGATAATTTTTTTCAAATCAAATCCATAGAGTCAGAGTACCAAATAATGTCTCAAGTATAAATCAGTAGGAGGATGTGCATGATCTTGTCTTTGCTTTCCCACAATCACCAATGGTAACCGAAAAACAAATACAAACAAGtgggtaaacacgaagcttagtgagttcccttaaAATAACCCACACACAACAAATATACAACGCATCCACACAAGGCTGGAGCGCCACCTTAGCCTTTAGCAATAAGCTGGACCGCTCACTTCCTCCTGTAAAGAAGGTCAAAAGGCAGAACACCAATGCTAGAATGACAGTTGTTATTATATGAAAACTTTGCCAGGGGAAGGTAGAAGTCCCAACTCACACTGAAATCTTTGACAAAGGCTCTCAACATATAGTCGCAAATTTGGATTTTTCACTCACTCTGGACATCACTATGCGGATGATAGGCGGTGCTGAAGTGCAATTTCGTACCGAGTTCCTCGTGGAACCTCTGCCAAAATCATGAAGTAAATCGAACATCTTGATCAGATACAATGGAGACTGGAAAAGCATGTCAAGCGACGATCTCATGCACATAAACATCGGCTAATTTATCAGTTGAGGAACTCTCTCGGATAgtcaagaaatgggcactcttggttagACGATTCACAATGACCCATATTGCATCCAATCCCTTAGTCGTCCTGTGTAGttttgtaataaaatccatggtaatttgttcgCATTTCGACATGGGAAACTCCAAAGATTGTAACTTGTCGTACAgcctctagtgctcggccttgaccattcgACATGTAATGCGTCTCTCTACATACCATACTaagctatctccctcttcatacacgaccaCCAGTAACTAAATGTAACGCCCATATTCTCAAAGTATTAATTTATGGTTTTAATTTTCATGATTTCAtggtctactcgacaagttggttgccttgactcatcgagtagcaacgggttggtccacgtgtttaagtgacctactcgccgaccCCAAGAATGgtctcgacgagtaggagctggaggatgaaaccctaattttctgggtttttcaCCCTAATTAAAGGATCATAAGCCTCCTTCAGCCCCCTTACAGCCTCTTGAGAGTTCAGCAAACCCTAATCCGTGTGTGTGCTTCATCCTTGTGTGTTTCAAGCTTTAGGAGGTGGATCTTTGTTAGAAGAACTTGGAGAGCAAGTGGCTAGGAGCAAAGAACGCGTGGGGATCTGATATCTACCTCAGTTGGCATCTCTTGGAAGGTATCAAGTCATTACCTCGATCTCATTTCCTTCTAGACCTCATTTGATTAAAGATTAGAGCTTTTCTAGCATAATAAGAAGTTATTCTTGGgtatgagctaagatctgaactctctttggtctgtaagtccataaagctatcaggtttggcaagtatgaacccctccttaagtgtaaaactccATTTCAAGCTTGGATTTGTCAGTTAGAgtctttagagccttgcatgcacgtaaagtttgcaactttacatgatgaaCATGCCTTGCGGAATTGGATATGCAATATGGAACCTTTTCATGGCTTAAAAATCATCTGGATacatgacatccccaaatttctcagctagaaaagaccaatttagtttatgctttttaaaataaaattagagtaatcttttaaaagatgttgcggaattttttttcccaaaacaaaatatgataaaatttatcaaatcatttcttaaagaaatatattttccatttcataacaaaacctcgggatttcatgttccgatacagactaaaagcataaacagtatattataagccttacaacagttatttacaactactggcctataatccaaaatccctCGTCATCGTTCAATTATGCTCTtgttccactacctgtaatacaaaaaaACTGAGTGGCTCAGGCTTGGGAGACTGgttagcatatagggttttcaacccacaataaataaatttattatgttcaaACTTCATAAAATCAACCCAATTttccatccctattatcttctttattcttgaagatcttaaGAATCATCTGTCCTctatcattcattcctaaggattctccaaaggaataggcacaaagtccatcgCTGCCCGAGATTTATAcaacagacactaagtccatagctgtcaaggtactaaatccataactaccaatattcatctatacggtactaaatccatagctaccaacgtacaTCTATAccgtactaaatccatagctaccaacgttattcattaggcgcaactgccaataACATCACTTATTCTCTATTAGACACAACTGTCAATGTTATTCATTAGGCGCGGCTGCCTATAACATCATTTATTCTCTACTAGGTACAACTAccaatattatcctttaggcgcaactgccaggatatttagattacaactggtgaatACTTAAATCTAAATACTTGGTGAACACTCCGTTcgaaaatacttaatgaacacctagttcaaaaacacctagtgaacactcagttcaaaaatacctaaagAACATCTAGTTCCCACAatgtgataataatgtatatctcaaACCTGCAACACCAATATTATtattaacacatacatatcatatttctaaaacaatctatCCCATCCCGTTAATCCCCACATACTGatcctatacaatgatcttacgagatctagcctaagggatcgatatgaacaacaaactaacaaagctgcttcggaaattccctggcagcaaatgaggatcaataaagacatcaaatgaggggaatggaataagtttcaccacgaaccttcgttcTTAAAAATCACAAGAAAATTAAGTCAGGGGcagttatctagataactgtgCATAGCAGTGGTCTGACATCCTGAGGTAGtttacccc is a window of Lactuca sativa cultivar Salinas chromosome 1, Lsat_Salinas_v11, whole genome shotgun sequence DNA encoding:
- the LOC111909784 gene encoding umecyanin, with protein sequence MAKLKSSLLLLMALVVASMDYKGSAAIQYIVGESKGWTVPQNPSFYDWWSRFHTFKINDVLVFNFTNGVYNVAEVTKEAYTNCDGRNPISLQTTSPARFTISNAANHYYICTIGQNCMHSQKLAIKVSTVDNNLSAMSLH